In Candidatus Omnitrophota bacterium, a single genomic region encodes these proteins:
- the rplN gene encoding 50S ribosomal protein L14, with protein sequence MIQLKTILDVADNTGARKASVIGVLKAKGKMWAKVGDIVRVNIKESAPDAAVKKGTMAKGIVVRTKKMIHRPDGTHVRFDTNAVVIIDDAGNPKGTRVFGPVARELRNMEYMKIISLAPEVV encoded by the coding sequence ATGATCCAACTCAAGACCATTTTAGATGTTGCCGACAATACCGGGGCCCGCAAGGCCTCTGTGATCGGCGTTCTTAAAGCCAAGGGGAAAATGTGGGCCAAGGTCGGCGATATCGTCAGGGTCAATATCAAGGAAAGCGCTCCGGATGCCGCGGTCAAGAAAGGCACCATGGCCAAGGGCATCGTCGTGCGCACCAAAAAGATGATCCACAGGCCCGACGGCACCCATGTCCGTTTTGATACCAACGCGGTGGTCATCATTGACGACGCCGGCAACCCCAAAGGGACCCGCGTCTTCGGGCCCGTGGCGCGTGAACTGCGCAATATGGAATACATGAAGATCATTTCTTTAGCACCAGAGGTGGTTTGA
- the rplP gene encoding 50S ribosomal protein L16: MLMPKRVKYRKSQKGKSRGIAVTGSQMHFGEYGLKALENGFLPARQLEASRVVVARKLHGTGKLWISAFPHKSITKKPAETRMGKGKGDLDHWVAVVRRGKIIFELGGVPADFAKQVLRLVAFKLSLRTKFVTREGH, encoded by the coding sequence TTGTTAATGCCCAAAAGAGTCAAGTACCGCAAGAGCCAAAAGGGAAAATCCCGCGGCATCGCCGTGACCGGAAGCCAGATGCATTTCGGTGAATATGGCCTCAAGGCCCTGGAGAATGGGTTTCTCCCGGCGCGCCAGTTGGAGGCATCCCGCGTTGTCGTGGCCCGTAAACTGCACGGCACCGGAAAATTGTGGATCAGCGCGTTCCCGCACAAGTCCATCACCAAGAAACCCGCGGAAACCCGCATGGGCAAAGGCAAAGGGGACCTGGATCATTGGGTCGCGGTGGTCAGGCGGGGCAAGATCATTTTTGAACTCGGCGGCGTTCCCGCGGATTTCGCCAAACAGGTCCTGCGCCTGGTCGCTTTTAAATTGTCGCTGAGAACGAAATTTGTGACGCGTGAGGGGCACTAG
- the rplR gene encoding 50S ribosomal protein L18: protein MLSVKEHKRSARHQRIRKGLAGTPQRPRLCVHRSLNNLQAQIIDDSAGRIILGKSTLAKDVRAKIKTGGNINAAAVLGQTLAAEAVKKGITQVCFDRGGYLYHGRIKAFAEAARKAGLEF from the coding sequence ATGTTATCCGTCAAAGAACATAAAAGATCAGCCCGCCACCAGCGCATCCGTAAGGGGCTAGCCGGAACACCCCAGCGGCCGCGTTTGTGCGTTCACCGCAGTTTGAACAATTTGCAGGCCCAGATCATCGACGATAGCGCGGGCAGGATCATTTTGGGCAAAAGCACGCTGGCCAAGGACGTGCGCGCCAAGATCAAGACAGGCGGTAACATCAATGCCGCCGCTGTTTTGGGCCAGACCCTGGCGGCCGAGGCTGTTAAGAAAGGGATCACTCAAGTGTGTTTTGACCGCGGAGGTTATTTATATCACGGGCGGATCAAAGCGTTCGCCGAAGCCGCGCGTAAAGCCGGACTGGAGTTTTAA
- a CDS encoding type Z 30S ribosomal protein S14 — MAKKGLINKSLMKPKFPVRQHNRCGLCGRSRGFLRRFGTCRICFRELAWKGEIPGVKKASW; from the coding sequence ATGGCAAAAAAAGGATTGATCAACAAATCATTAATGAAACCGAAATTTCCCGTCCGCCAGCATAACCGCTGCGGATTGTGCGGCCGTTCGCGCGGGTTTCTGCGCCGTTTCGGCACTTGCCGTATTTGCTTTCGGGAATTGGCCTGGAAAGGCGAGATCCCGGGCGTTAAGAAAGCGAGCTGGTAA
- the rplO gene encoding 50S ribosomal protein L15, with translation MQSHQLRSPSGSRKRKKIVGRGRGTGHGKRSGRGQTGQNSRSGRGVLLGYEGGQMSLLRRLPKVGFNSKWPAEYQIVDVEALNRFDDGAVVGPDSLKDARLIKTLRRPVKILSDGVITKKLTVQAHRFSKTAQDKITKAGGKAEVLTRQAVK, from the coding sequence ATGCAATCGCATCAGCTGAGGTCTCCATCAGGTTCCCGCAAGCGCAAGAAGATCGTCGGCCGCGGCCGCGGGACCGGGCACGGCAAACGTTCCGGACGCGGACAGACAGGTCAGAATTCCCGCTCCGGCCGCGGGGTCCTGCTCGGGTATGAAGGCGGACAGATGAGCCTTTTGCGCCGTTTGCCCAAGGTCGGGTTTAACAGCAAATGGCCGGCGGAATACCAGATCGTTGATGTCGAGGCCCTGAACCGTTTTGATGACGGCGCCGTGGTCGGTCCTGATTCGCTCAAAGACGCCCGTTTGATCAAGACCTTGCGCAGGCCCGTGAAGATCTTAAGCGATGGTGTGATCACTAAAAAATTGACCGTGCAGGCGCATCGTTTTTCCAAGACCGCCCAGGACAAGATCACCAAGGCCGGCGGGAAAGCGGAAGTTTTGACCCGGCAGGCCGTGAAATAA
- the rpsH gene encoding 30S ribosomal protein S8, with protein MSVSDPIADTLTIIRNALGARKQTVEFRASKLLERVMGIFKNDGYIEDYRLLKDNKQGVLKVYLKYADNKPGIIGLKRVSRPGLRVYADNGRIPRVISGLGTAVLSTSKGIITDREARKLKIGGEVVCYIW; from the coding sequence ATGTCTGTTTCCGATCCGATCGCCGATACATTAACGATCATCCGCAATGCCCTTGGGGCGCGCAAGCAAACCGTGGAGTTTCGCGCTTCAAAACTGCTGGAGCGGGTGATGGGCATTTTCAAGAACGACGGTTATATCGAGGATTACCGCCTTTTGAAGGACAACAAGCAGGGGGTCCTGAAAGTATATTTGAAATACGCGGACAATAAGCCCGGCATCATAGGATTAAAACGCGTTTCCCGTCCAGGGCTTCGCGTGTACGCGGACAATGGCCGCATCCCGCGCGTCATCAGCGGCCTGGGTACGGCGGTGTTGTCCACGTCCAAAGGGATCATCACCGACCGCGAAGCCAGGAAGCTGAAGATCGGCGGCGAAGTGGTTTGTTATATTTGGTAG
- the rpsQ gene encoding 30S ribosomal protein S17 produces the protein MERNNHRRLLTAVVVSDKMNKTRVVRVSRVSKHAKYEKSVRSFAKYKAHDEANATKVGDVVRIMETRPLSKDKRWIIQEVIGPSTQIRADDAERSEASQHSEASEQKA, from the coding sequence ATGGAAAGAAATAACCATCGTCGCCTGTTAACGGCCGTTGTTGTCAGCGACAAGATGAACAAGACCCGTGTTGTGCGGGTGTCGCGGGTCAGCAAGCATGCCAAGTACGAAAAGTCGGTGCGCAGTTTTGCGAAGTATAAGGCGCATGACGAAGCCAACGCGACCAAGGTGGGGGATGTGGTGCGCATCATGGAAACCCGGCCGTTGTCCAAGGACAAGCGCTGGATCATCCAGGAAGTCATCGGCCCTTCGACGCAGATCAGGGCCGATGATGCTGAGCGTAGCGAAGCATCTCAGCACAGCGAAGCATCTGAGCAAAAGGCGTAA
- the rpmC gene encoding 50S ribosomal protein L29 yields MKIKELKDLSLEDLAAKEKQIKKELFGLNNQRQLGRVEKPALFKKAKKDIARILTVLNERKSNGKK; encoded by the coding sequence ATGAAGATCAAAGAGTTGAAAGACCTGTCGCTTGAAGATCTGGCGGCCAAGGAAAAACAGATCAAGAAGGAACTGTTCGGCCTCAACAATCAGCGTCAGCTGGGCCGTGTCGAGAAACCGGCGTTGTTCAAGAAAGCCAAGAAAGACATTGCCCGTATCCTGACGGTCTTAAACGAAAGAAAGTCTAATGGAAAGAAATAA
- the rplE gene encoding 50S ribosomal protein L5, whose product MIPRLQDKYRKEVIPVMQKKFGIKNPMAVPHIEKIVVNMGVGEAIADVKILDRAAVDLATITGQKPTVRRSKKAISNFKLREDLPVGCKVTLRRGRMYEFMDRLVNVSLPRIRDFNGFSRKAFDRGGNYTLGITDQSIFPEIDAGARDHRVQGMDITFVIKGGDQERNLELLQLLGMPFTKQGS is encoded by the coding sequence ATGATCCCGCGTTTGCAGGACAAATACCGTAAAGAAGTCATCCCCGTGATGCAAAAGAAGTTCGGGATCAAGAATCCCATGGCCGTTCCCCATATTGAAAAGATCGTGGTGAACATGGGTGTCGGGGAGGCCATTGCCGACGTGAAGATATTGGACCGCGCCGCTGTTGATCTGGCGACGATCACCGGCCAGAAACCGACGGTCCGCCGTTCCAAGAAAGCCATTTCCAACTTCAAATTGCGCGAGGACCTGCCTGTCGGCTGTAAGGTGACGCTGCGCCGTGGGCGCATGTATGAATTTATGGACCGTCTGGTCAATGTGTCCCTGCCCCGTATCCGTGACTTTAACGGTTTTTCCCGCAAGGCCTTTGACCGCGGCGGCAATTACACGCTGGGGATCACCGACCAGTCGATCTTTCCGGAGATCGATGCCGGCGCGCGTGACCATCGCGTTCAGGGAATGGACATCACCTTTGTCATTAAAGGCGGGGACCAGGAAAGAAATTTGGAATTGTTACAGTTGTTGGGCATGCCGTTCACAAAACAGGGATCATAA
- the rpsE gene encoding 30S ribosomal protein S5, whose protein sequence is MSDSGLIEKVVSINRVTKTNKGGKRLSFSALVVVGDGKGKVGYGLGKAGEVAAAIKKGFNTAKKEMIVIARRGTTITHEILGSCGSAKVLLKPASEGTGVIASGAVRAVCDGAGISNILTKCHRSNNPINVVKATFDGLSRLKAQRTSVGAIIDRP, encoded by the coding sequence TTGTCCGACAGCGGGCTTATTGAAAAAGTGGTGTCCATTAACCGTGTGACCAAAACCAATAAAGGCGGGAAGCGTCTCTCGTTCTCCGCGCTGGTTGTTGTCGGCGACGGTAAAGGCAAGGTCGGTTACGGTTTAGGCAAGGCCGGTGAAGTGGCCGCTGCCATCAAGAAGGGCTTCAACACCGCTAAAAAAGAAATGATCGTCATCGCGCGGCGCGGCACGACGATCACCCATGAGATCCTGGGCTCCTGCGGTTCTGCCAAGGTCCTTTTGAAGCCAGCGTCCGAAGGGACCGGGGTCATCGCTTCCGGCGCGGTGCGCGCGGTTTGCGACGGCGCGGGTATTTCCAATATTTTGACCAAATGCCATCGTTCCAACAATCCCATCAACGTCGTGAAAGCGACGTTCGACGGGTTGTCGCGGTTGAAGGCCCAGAGAACATCAGTAGGGGCGATCATTGATCGCCCGTAA
- the rplX gene encoding 50S ribosomal protein L24, whose translation MLRIKKDDQVMVMVGKDKGKTGKVVSVLPKERKAVIENINVVKKSVRKSDTYPQGGYIELEKPVSMANLMLVDKKTNKPVRFSAKVLNDGGKIRVVRKTGEMI comes from the coding sequence ATGTTACGTATCAAAAAAGACGATCAGGTGATGGTCATGGTGGGCAAGGACAAAGGCAAGACCGGCAAGGTCGTGTCTGTCCTGCCGAAAGAACGCAAGGCCGTCATTGAGAATATCAACGTGGTCAAAAAATCGGTGCGCAAAAGCGACACCTATCCCCAGGGCGGTTACATCGAACTGGAAAAGCCCGTATCCATGGCGAATTTGATGCTGGTGGACAAAAAGACCAATAAGCCCGTGCGTTTTTCCGCCAAGGTCCTGAATGACGGCGGCAAGATCCGCGTGGTCAGAAAAACCGGTGAAATGATATGA
- the rplF gene encoding 50S ribosomal protein L6 encodes MSRIAKTPVVLPKNVKVDFDAAKVNIEGPRGKLSMNIPSGVVLEHKEDKLFVNRLNDTEQSRSNHGTTKRIIANMCEGVTNGHRKQLEIQGVGFRAAVQGNKLVMSLGFSHPIEYEFPKEVKVTSAKPTEIAIEGVDKALVGLVAAKIREFKPPEPYKGKGIRYVGEFVRRKQGKQVTK; translated from the coding sequence ATGTCACGCATCGCCAAAACACCCGTTGTCCTGCCCAAGAACGTCAAGGTTGATTTCGACGCGGCCAAGGTCAATATTGAGGGGCCCAGGGGAAAATTGTCCATGAACATCCCTTCCGGCGTCGTGTTGGAACATAAGGAAGACAAACTGTTCGTCAATCGCCTCAATGATACCGAACAGAGCAGGTCCAATCACGGGACGACCAAGCGCATCATCGCCAACATGTGCGAGGGGGTCACCAACGGCCACCGCAAGCAGTTGGAGATCCAGGGCGTCGGTTTTCGCGCCGCGGTGCAGGGCAATAAACTGGTCATGAGTTTAGGGTTCAGCCATCCGATCGAATATGAATTTCCCAAAGAGGTGAAGGTCACCTCTGCCAAACCGACGGAGATCGCCATTGAAGGCGTGGACAAGGCGCTCGTGGGCCTGGTCGCGGCCAAGATCCGCGAATTCAAGCCGCCGGAGCCGTATAAGGGCAAAGGCATCCGTTATGTCGGTGAATTTGTCAGGCGCAAACAGGGTAAGCAAGTGACGAAGTAG